One region of Rhodothermales bacterium genomic DNA includes:
- a CDS encoding altronate dehydratase family protein, whose translation MANVLKVHDSDNVLVALDDLPAGTAVRDNGSVISLPEKVQAKHKLVTQARAAGDPIYMYGVLVGRATQAIPLGAPIHTGNVKHATAEFNAADSTFSWTPPDVRRWKDRTFMGYHRSDGQVGTANYWVVIPLVFCENRNVAILRDAFEKELGYAQPALYQQHVAELVKQYRAGAPAEALRAWAYPTQKAASTRAPVFENIDGIQFLTHEGGCGGTRQDARTLVSLLAGYIHNPNVAGATVLSLGCQNAQIEMLQEEIHKRNPNFDKPLYLYEQQRGPSEYDMLSDAIRQTFAGLVEANQLRRAPAPLSALTFGVECGGSDGFSGISANPAMGHAADLLVALGGTVILSEFPELCGVEQELINRAVTPEIGDRFIRIMREYSRQAEAVGSGLHMNPSPGNIKDGLITDAIKSAGAAKKGGTSPITGVLGYPEYATAKGLNLLCTPGNDVESTTGMAGAGANIMAFSTGLGTPTGNPISPVVKVSSNTRLAQRLPDIIDLDSGSIIAGEKSIQDVGEELLEMLIRVASGEMKTKAQILGQHDFIPWKQGVSL comes from the coding sequence ATGGCCAACGTACTCAAAGTCCACGACTCCGACAATGTCCTCGTCGCCCTCGACGACCTGCCCGCCGGCACGGCCGTGCGCGATAACGGCTCGGTCATCTCGCTGCCCGAGAAGGTGCAGGCCAAACACAAACTCGTGACGCAGGCCCGCGCGGCGGGCGACCCGATCTACATGTACGGCGTCCTCGTAGGCCGCGCCACGCAGGCGATACCGCTCGGCGCGCCCATCCACACCGGCAACGTCAAACACGCGACCGCCGAGTTCAACGCCGCCGACAGCACGTTCTCGTGGACCCCGCCCGACGTGCGCCGCTGGAAAGACCGGACGTTCATGGGCTACCACCGGTCGGACGGCCAGGTGGGCACCGCGAACTATTGGGTGGTCATCCCGCTCGTGTTCTGCGAAAACCGCAACGTGGCCATCCTGCGCGATGCGTTCGAGAAGGAGCTGGGTTATGCGCAGCCGGCCCTGTACCAGCAGCATGTCGCGGAACTGGTGAAGCAGTACCGCGCCGGCGCGCCGGCCGAGGCGCTGCGCGCGTGGGCGTATCCGACCCAGAAAGCCGCCAGCACCCGCGCACCCGTCTTCGAAAACATCGACGGCATCCAGTTTCTGACCCACGAAGGCGGCTGCGGCGGCACCCGGCAGGATGCCCGGACACTCGTCTCCCTCCTCGCCGGCTACATCCACAACCCCAACGTCGCCGGGGCGACGGTGCTGAGTCTCGGCTGCCAGAACGCGCAGATCGAGATGCTCCAGGAAGAGATCCACAAACGCAATCCGAACTTCGACAAGCCGCTCTACCTCTACGAACAGCAGCGGGGCCCCTCGGAATACGACATGCTCTCGGATGCCATCCGGCAGACCTTCGCCGGCCTGGTGGAAGCCAACCAGCTCCGGCGCGCGCCGGCGCCGCTCAGCGCGCTGACGTTCGGCGTCGAGTGCGGCGGGTCGGACGGGTTCTCGGGGATCTCCGCCAACCCGGCGATGGGGCACGCGGCTGACCTGCTCGTGGCGCTCGGTGGCACCGTCATCCTGTCGGAATTCCCCGAACTGTGCGGCGTCGAACAGGAACTGATCAACCGGGCCGTCACCCCGGAGATCGGCGACCGGTTCATCCGCATCATGCGAGAGTACAGCCGGCAGGCCGAGGCCGTCGGCTCGGGCCTCCACATGAACCCCTCCCCCGGCAACATCAAGGACGGGCTGATCACCGACGCCATCAAGTCGGCCGGCGCCGCGAAGAAGGGCGGCACCTCGCCGATCACCGGCGTCCTCGGCTACCCGGAGTACGCGACGGCGAAGGGGCTGAACCTGCTCTGCACGCCGGGAAACGACGTGGAGTCGACGACCGGCATGGCCGGCGCCGGCGCCAACATTATGGCGTTTTCGACCGGCCTCGGCACGCCGACCGGCAACCCGATCTCGCCGGTCGTCAAGGTCTCGTCGAACACCCGGCTGGCCCAGCGCCTGCCGGACATCATCGACCTGGACAGCGGCTCGATCATCGCCGGCGAAAAGTCGATCCAGGATGTCGGCGAGGAACTCCTCGAGATGCTGATCCGGGTCGCCAGCGGCGAGATGAAGACGAAGGCCCAGATCCTCGGGCAGCACGACTTCATCCCCTGGAAGCAAGGGGTCTCCCTGTGA
- a CDS encoding L-rhamnose mutarotase: MRSLALTLNLKDDPAVIEAYKAYHANAWPEVVEALQAVGIHQMRIWLLGRRLFMVADVADDFEPAVDFPRYLTLHPRCQEWEDLMGTFQEPVPEARPGEKWAMMEEVFRLVISE; this comes from the coding sequence ATGCGCTCCCTAGCCCTTACCCTCAACCTGAAGGACGACCCCGCCGTCATCGAGGCCTACAAAGCCTACCATGCGAACGCCTGGCCGGAGGTGGTCGAGGCGTTGCAGGCCGTCGGCATCCACCAGATGCGCATCTGGCTGCTGGGCCGCCGGCTCTTCATGGTCGCCGATGTGGCCGACGACTTCGAGCCGGCGGTCGACTTCCCGCGCTACCTCACCCTGCATCCCCGCTGTCAGGAATGGGAAGATCTGATGGGCACCTTCCAGGAGCCGGTCCCGGAAGCGCGGCCGGGGGAGAAGTGGGCCATGATGGAAGAGGTGTTTCGATTGGTGATTAGCGAATAA
- a CDS encoding four helix bundle protein has product MKSSRSSGHRSDAVIRATAFENRLIVFAIRACDAAEELPSSFAGSHVAGQLIRAGTAAAPHYAEAQSAESRKDFVHKLKIGVKELREAKVWLKFIEQKGFPVSTDLNSLLAEADELISIFVKSIQTAQRNQAGTAHTRTPPPHQSQLLDR; this is encoded by the coding sequence ATGAAATCTTCTCGCTCTTCGGGACATCGTTCTGATGCCGTCATTCGTGCGACGGCCTTCGAAAATAGACTCATCGTGTTCGCGATCCGTGCTTGCGATGCAGCCGAAGAACTGCCCTCATCCTTTGCTGGAAGCCACGTTGCCGGGCAGCTCATTCGAGCTGGTACGGCCGCTGCTCCGCATTACGCCGAAGCGCAGAGTGCGGAATCTCGCAAGGATTTCGTGCACAAACTCAAGATCGGCGTCAAGGAACTCCGGGAGGCGAAAGTCTGGCTAAAGTTTATCGAACAAAAAGGATTTCCAGTCTCGACCGATCTGAATTCCTTGCTGGCTGAAGCGGATGAGTTGATCTCGATCTTTGTTAAAAGCATTCAAACCGCTCAACGAAATCAAGCCGGCACCGCGCACACGCGAACGCCTCCCCCTCACCAATCCCAACTCCTTGATCGCTAA
- a CDS encoding cation diffusion facilitator family transporter, giving the protein MSPLNTARINIAFSISVLGLKYAAYLMTGSVSLYSDALESIVNVAAALMALFAISVASQPPDREHPFGHTKAEFLAAVAEGAMILFAAVEIARAAGSRLMEPVALTELTRGALLSLLAGVLTAGWAVYLIRTGRKRRSPALVADGRHLWTDVISTGGVLVGILLASATGWWILDPLLAIAVAINVVIEGLRLMRESMGGLMDESLPDAQMEQIQQIIRKNMDGAIEAHALRSRTAGQHRFIEFHLVVPGAMSVEASHAICDRIEAALREAIADCSITIHVEPEEKAKHQGPVARLKD; this is encoded by the coding sequence ATGTCGCCCCTCAACACGGCCCGCATCAATATCGCGTTCAGCATCTCGGTGCTGGGGCTGAAATACGCCGCGTACCTCATGACGGGTTCGGTATCGCTGTATTCCGACGCGCTGGAGTCGATCGTCAATGTCGCGGCGGCGCTCATGGCGCTGTTCGCGATCAGCGTGGCCTCGCAGCCGCCGGACCGCGAGCATCCGTTCGGGCACACGAAGGCGGAGTTTCTCGCCGCCGTGGCCGAGGGCGCCATGATTCTTTTTGCGGCGGTGGAGATCGCCCGCGCCGCCGGCAGCCGGCTCATGGAGCCCGTCGCGCTCACCGAGCTGACCCGGGGCGCCCTCCTCTCGCTCCTGGCCGGCGTGCTCACCGCCGGCTGGGCCGTCTACCTCATCCGCACCGGCCGGAAGCGCCGCTCGCCGGCCCTCGTGGCGGACGGCCGGCACCTCTGGACCGACGTGATCAGCACGGGCGGCGTGCTCGTCGGCATCCTCCTCGCCAGCGCCACCGGATGGTGGATTCTGGATCCGCTGCTCGCGATCGCGGTCGCCATCAATGTCGTGATCGAGGGCCTCCGCCTCATGCGCGAGTCGATGGGCGGCCTGATGGACGAGAGCCTGCCGGACGCCCAGATGGAACAGATCCAGCAGATCATCCGCAAAAACATGGATGGCGCGATCGAGGCGCACGCGCTGCGTTCGCGCACCGCCGGCCAGCATCGGTTCATCGAATTCCACCTCGTCGTCCCGGGCGCGATGAGCGTCGAGGCCTCCCACGCCATCTGCGACCGCATCGAGGCCGCCCTGCGCGAGGCCATAGCGGATTGCAGCATCACGATCCACGTCGAGCCCGAAGAGAAAGCCAAACACCAGGGGCCGGTGGCGCGGCTCAAAGATTAG
- a CDS encoding DUF1553 domain-containing protein, with product MRPLRLLGLLALVPLGLFARCSGTETATQSTPALPAVVDFNFHVKPILSDRCFKCHGPDEKTREAGFRLDTREGALAALMDEDGNPTDRYAIVPGAPDRSELVARIHHTDPEERMPPADSKLSLSPNEIAILERWIAQGADWKEHWAFTPPAQAPLPDVRAASWSRNEIDRFVLARLERERLDPADEEAPEIWLRRVSLDITGLPPSLGDLDAFLADPSPEAYERTVDRLLASPAYGERMATVWLDAARYADSHGYQDDRPRTMWPWRDWVVRAFNENLPYDDFITWQLAGDLLPEATYEQKLATAFNRNHGVTQEGGVVNEEYITEYVADRTNTATTALLGVTMECARCHDHKYDPISQKDYYSLFAFFNTIDERGQISYFDLAPAPNLRVEDPALEARADSVRARIARLEARVAERAAAPSSGFADWEMQGLTDAELERGLSEGLIVHLPLDALQEGIAANAAGAPARINTRLLNVLDPPAVVEGREGQAFAFDGHNYLDAGDAADFEHASAFSIGAWIRYEGSGDRDAALVVKRNEEQKRGGYQLALTKDRRLQFSLIHDQGKERLDVATSARVPEGTWVHVAATYDGSGRAAGVRLYVDGDTRPVAVVNDALDRRSILNGNELLVGNWNTRDTPNGQLEGFRSGAIDEVRVYGRTLSALEVARLAGGRPLTRISEALPRETFRDALYDYYLLHDDAEYRGWQTALDSLRRINIDIPYVSVMAEMAEPRITHVLARGAYDAPTTEVTPGTPASILPFPDDYPRNRLGLARWMTHPDNPLTARVLVNRVWAQFFGRGIVATPEDFGSQGALPTHPLLLDWLAVWVQENGWDMKALVKKIALSATYRQAARITPEKLARDPQNLLLARGPSQRMTAEMLRDNVLAQSGLLNSEVGGWWVKPYQPADVWKELANQIGENKYRPSQGRDLYRRSLYSYWKRTIPPPAMLTFDAAERTVCVVKRQSTTTPLQSLVLLNDPQFIEASRVLATRVLRGGEPIVDAFRMATSRAPTERERALLDRLYQEEYARFAATPADAEALLRVGTYGVDPAADPTELAAMTVVVSTLLNLDEAKMRS from the coding sequence ATGCGTCCACTTCGCCTGCTCGGTCTTCTGGCTCTCGTGCCGCTCGGGCTTTTCGCCCGCTGTTCCGGGACCGAAACGGCGACCCAGTCGACCCCGGCCCTGCCGGCGGTAGTGGATTTCAACTTCCACGTGAAGCCCATCCTGTCGGACCGGTGCTTCAAGTGCCACGGCCCCGACGAGAAGACCCGCGAGGCCGGCTTCCGGCTGGACACCCGGGAGGGCGCGCTCGCCGCGCTGATGGATGAGGACGGTAACCCGACCGACCGGTACGCCATTGTCCCCGGGGCGCCGGACCGCAGCGAACTGGTCGCGCGGATCCACCACACGGACCCCGAGGAGCGGATGCCGCCGGCCGACTCCAAGCTGTCGCTCTCTCCGAACGAAATCGCCATCCTGGAACGATGGATCGCGCAGGGTGCGGATTGGAAGGAGCACTGGGCCTTCACGCCGCCGGCACAGGCGCCGCTTCCGGACGTGCGTGCCGCGTCGTGGTCCCGGAACGAGATCGACCGGTTCGTACTCGCCCGGCTCGAACGCGAGCGGCTCGATCCGGCCGACGAGGAGGCGCCCGAGATCTGGCTGCGGCGCGTCTCACTCGATATCACGGGGCTCCCGCCATCGCTCGGCGACCTCGACGCCTTCCTGGCGGACCCGTCGCCGGAAGCGTACGAGCGGACCGTGGACCGGCTCCTCGCCTCGCCGGCGTACGGCGAACGCATGGCGACCGTATGGCTCGATGCGGCCCGCTACGCCGACTCGCACGGCTACCAGGACGACCGGCCCCGGACGATGTGGCCCTGGCGCGACTGGGTCGTGCGCGCCTTTAACGAAAACCTGCCTTACGACGACTTCATCACCTGGCAGCTCGCCGGCGACCTGCTGCCCGAAGCCACGTACGAGCAGAAACTGGCCACTGCCTTCAACCGCAACCACGGCGTGACCCAGGAGGGCGGGGTCGTCAACGAGGAGTACATCACCGAATACGTCGCCGACCGCACCAACACCGCGACGACCGCGCTGCTGGGTGTGACGATGGAGTGCGCCCGCTGCCACGATCACAAATACGACCCCATCAGCCAGAAGGATTATTACAGCCTGTTCGCCTTCTTCAATACCATCGACGAGCGGGGCCAGATCAGCTATTTCGATCTCGCGCCGGCGCCGAACCTCCGTGTCGAGGACCCGGCGCTCGAGGCGCGGGCCGATTCGGTACGCGCGCGCATCGCTCGCCTGGAGGCCCGTGTCGCGGAACGCGCCGCGGCGCCGTCGTCAGGCTTCGCGGACTGGGAGATGCAGGGCCTCACCGACGCCGAACTGGAACGAGGGCTCTCGGAGGGGCTCATCGTCCATCTGCCGCTCGACGCGCTGCAGGAAGGAATCGCCGCCAACGCCGCCGGCGCCCCGGCGCGCATCAACACCCGGCTGCTGAATGTGCTGGACCCACCCGCCGTGGTCGAGGGCCGCGAGGGACAGGCCTTCGCATTCGACGGGCACAACTACCTCGATGCCGGCGACGCGGCGGACTTCGAGCACGCGAGCGCCTTCTCGATCGGCGCATGGATCCGATACGAGGGATCGGGCGACCGCGACGCGGCGCTGGTCGTGAAGCGCAACGAGGAGCAGAAACGCGGCGGCTACCAGCTGGCGCTGACAAAGGATCGCCGGCTCCAGTTCAGCCTCATCCACGATCAGGGCAAGGAGCGGCTCGACGTGGCGACGAGCGCGCGGGTGCCTGAAGGGACGTGGGTGCACGTCGCCGCGACGTACGACGGGTCCGGGAGGGCGGCCGGCGTGCGGCTGTATGTGGATGGGGATACGCGCCCCGTCGCCGTCGTCAACGACGCCCTCGACCGCCGCAGCATCCTGAACGGCAACGAGCTGCTCGTGGGCAACTGGAACACCCGCGACACGCCCAACGGCCAGCTGGAAGGATTCCGCAGCGGCGCCATCGACGAAGTCAGGGTGTACGGCCGCACCCTGTCGGCGCTGGAGGTGGCCCGTCTGGCCGGCGGCCGGCCGCTGACGCGCATCTCCGAGGCGCTGCCCCGCGAGACGTTCCGCGATGCGCTCTACGACTACTACCTGCTGCACGACGACGCCGAATACCGGGGATGGCAGACCGCGCTGGACAGCCTGCGCCGCATCAACATCGACATCCCGTACGTGAGCGTGATGGCGGAGATGGCCGAGCCCCGGATCACCCATGTGCTGGCCCGAGGCGCGTACGACGCGCCGACCACCGAGGTGACCCCGGGCACGCCGGCATCGATCCTCCCGTTTCCCGACGATTACCCCCGCAACCGGCTCGGCCTCGCCCGCTGGATGACGCATCCCGACAACCCGCTGACCGCGCGCGTGCTCGTGAACCGCGTCTGGGCGCAGTTTTTCGGACGCGGCATCGTGGCGACGCCGGAGGATTTCGGAAGCCAGGGCGCGCTCCCCACGCATCCGCTGCTGCTCGACTGGCTCGCCGTCTGGGTGCAGGAGAACGGATGGGACATGAAGGCCCTGGTCAAGAAGATCGCCCTCTCGGCCACCTACCGGCAGGCGGCGCGCATCACGCCCGAAAAGCTCGCGCGGGACCCGCAGAACCTCCTCCTGGCGCGCGGGCCGTCGCAGCGGATGACGGCGGAGATGCTGCGCGACAATGTGCTGGCGCAGAGCGGTCTGCTCAACAGCGAGGTGGGCGGCTGGTGGGTGAAACCGTACCAGCCGGCCGACGTCTGGAAAGAGCTGGCCAACCAGATCGGCGAGAACAAGTACCGCCCGAGCCAGGGCCGGGATCTGTACCGCCGGAGCCTCTATTCGTACTGGAAACGCACGATTCCCCCGCCGGCGATGCTCACGTTCGACGCGGCCGAGCGGACGGTGTGCGTGGTGAAACGACAGTCCACCACCACGCCGCTCCAGTCCCTCGTGCTCCTCAACGACCCGCAGTTCATCGAGGCGTCGCGCGTGCTGGCCACGCGGGTGCTGCGCGGCGGCGAGCCCATCGTCGACGCGTTCCGGATGGCGACGTCGCGGGCGCCGACGGAGCGGGAACGCGCGCTGCTGGATCGACTCTACCAGGAAGAGTACGCCCGCTTCGCGGCCACGCCGGCGGACGCCGAGGCCCTCCTCCGCGTAGGCACCTACGGTGTCGATCCGG